The following proteins come from a genomic window of Anas platyrhynchos isolate ZD024472 breed Pekin duck chromosome 12, IASCAAS_PekinDuck_T2T, whole genome shotgun sequence:
- the DRC7 gene encoding dynein regulatory complex subunit 7 isoform X2 — MEVLEENEEEERREEELMKALEISDELHDIETKLSVDQVCVPSDVSDFDWSSIDISQLPSSYKTNSPREKKVLRIADHYLQQYTHLCPDRKPLFLYPVNECGVKKFVSTTVRPTLLPYTELYHWDGCASFVCDYLTMKPLKSPLTPPSSLYSPTTILKYQRGNCFDFSVLLCSMLIGAGYDAYCVNGYATQDICSLDETLEVCPLLRKPQEVPKEITKKPNKYRVKSLPDLQSKFELQQEAKKKAETEATHKNKERGEEEVMEMEKPTRDPLYGLRVHAWVLVLSGKREVPEPFFINPFTGNSHSTMDEHFLGIESVWNHKNYWVNMQDCRNGCKDLIFDLGDTVRWEIMLSETYKPLQMLLDAEEENELFDRNMDDTEDDEEEEKDTSFAMPPTWVAPIQISPREFETRCSQGKKVIMYKKAKLEKWAPYLNKNGLVKRLTVYADLRCTEVVEVKEWFKNREDMLDMRELNKKTQLTTEYFSPGHLLGLKVHIYKSMEPETERVMEFYHESRVDGLQKRAENATEIKEYFVGRDDFKYFQHTEFGKRRKKICVAGTRTDTNSRPIVQMKECFHRNLEKPADEDVAERVFLITEDMIQLTYHLKDKYITASKKEFFKPTENYRKQSEIMTPEMCITYQAGSSVKDNKLLHLYKLLQELTEEEKQLKQQVRQSEAEVLNILKIRENEEADIKLTVSIYDTERNEKRRQQYEAMNAMEDEFPVHEEQDLDYLAPFLIQIGYPEKMTKRQALRLRDDCLTDFKNRLIAKANIIQARFEKEVEELKKKNQQFQENQSQLSREEEAAFLADYSETMFRIHILALRLNREKQTAPQKYLALEEKLRKDPRLSVYLSHD, encoded by the exons ATGGAGGTCCTAGAGGAgaatgaggaagaggagagaagggaagaagagcTGATGAAGGCTTTAGAGATCAGTGATGAACTTCACGACATAGAGACAAAGCTGTCTGTGGACCAAGTCTGTGTCCCAAGTGATGTTTC TGATTTTGACTGGAGCTCCATCGACATATCCCAGTTACCATCCTCGTACAAGACAAACTCCCCAAGGGAAAAGAAGGTGCTGCGCATTGCTGACCATTACCTCCAGCAGTACACTCACCTCTGCCCTGACCGAAAGCCACTCTTTCTGTACCCGGTCAATGAGTGTGGTGTGAAG AAGTTTGTGAGCACAACAGTGAGGCCAACCCTGCTGCCTTATACAGAGCTGTACCACTGGGATGGCTGTGCCAGCTTTGTCTGTGATTATCTCACCATGAAACCCCTCAAGTCTCCTCTCACGCCG CCCAGTTCGCTCTATTCACCAACCACCATCCTGAAGTACCAGCGAGGAAACTGCTTTGACTTCagtgtgctgctgtgctccatGCTGATTGGGGCTGGGTACGATGCCTACTGTGTGAATGGATATGCCACTCAAGACATATGCAGCCTGGACGAGACTCTGGAGGTGTGCCCACTGCTCAGGAAGCCACAGGAG GTCCCAAAGGAAATAACAAAGAAGCCCAACAAGTATAGAGTTAAGTCCTTGCCAGATCTTCAGAGCAAATTTGAGCTTCAGCAGGAGGccaagaagaaagcagaaactgaAGCCACCCATAAGAAcaaggaaagaggagaagaggaggtcaTG GAAATGGAAAAGCCCACCCGTGACCCTTTGTATGGCTTACGGGTGCATGCGTGGGTTTTGGTTCTgtctgggaagagagaggttcCTGAGCCCTTCTTCATCAACCCCTTCACGGGGAACAGCCACAGCACCATGGATGAGCACTTCCTTGGAATTGAGAGTGTCTGGAACCACAAGAATTACTGGGTGAACATGCAGGACTGCCGGAACGGCtgcaag GATCTCATCTTTGACTTGGGTGACACTGTCCGCTGGGAAATTATGCTTTCAGAGACTTACAAGCCTCTTCAGATGCTCCTGGATgctgaggaggaaaatgagcTATTTGACAGGAACATGGATGACACA GAggatgatgaggaggaggagaaagacaCGAGTTTTGCCATGCCGCCTACATGGGTAGCCCCTATTCAGATTTCTCCCAGAG AGTTTGAGACCCGTTGTTCCCAGGGGAAGAAGGTGATTATGtacaagaaagcaaaactggAGAAATGGGCACCGTACCTCAACAAAAATGGGCTTGTGAAACGCCTCACTGTCTACGCAGACTTACGCT GTACTGAAGTAGTGGAGGTGAAGGAGTGGTTCAAAAACCGAGAAGACATGTTGGATATGAGAGAATTgaataaaaaaacacagctgaccACAGAGTACTTCAGCCCAGGACACCTCCTCGGTCTTAAAG TCCACATCTATAAGTCAATGGAGCCAGAAACTGAACGTGTGATGGAATTTTACCATGAATCACGAGTCGATGGCCTCCAGAAACGTGCTGAAAATGCCACTGAGATAAAAGAGTACTTTGTGGGACGGGATGACTTCAAATACTTCCAGCACACAGAGTTTggcaaaagaagaaagaaaatatgtgtGGCTGGTACCAGAACTGATACTAACTCCCGGCCTATAGTG CAAATGAAGGAATGTTTCCACAGAAACCTAGAAAAGCCTGCTGATGAAGATGTAGCAGAACGTGTCTTTCTGATCACGGAGGACATGATCCAGCTGACATACCACCTCAAGGATAAATACATCACTGCCTCAAAGAAGGAGTTCTTCAAACCGACAGAGAATTATAGGAAGCAAAGTGAAATCATGACCCCAGAAATGTGCATCACGTACCAG GCAGGGTCCTCTGTGAAAGACAACAAATTGCTACACCTGTACAAATTGTTACAAGAACTAacagaggaagagaagcagctgaagCAACAAGTTCGACAATCTGAAGCAGAG GTGctaaatattctgaaaatcCGTGAGAATGAAGAAGCAGACATTAAATTGACAGTTTCAATTTATGATACAGAGAGGAATGAAAAGAGGAGACAACAATATGAAGCCATG AATGCAATGGAGGATGAATTCCCAGTACATGAGGAACAGGATCTGGATTACCTGGCACCTTTTCTTATTCAAATTGGCTATCCTGAGAAAATGACCAAGAGGCAGGCTCTGCGCCTCAGAGATGACTGCCTGACTGACTTTAAGAATCGTCTCATTGCTAAGGCCAACATCATCCAAGCTCGCTTTGAAAAG GAGGTAGAAGAGCTGAAGAAGAAGAACCAGCAGTTTCAGGAAAATCAGAGTCAGctcagcagggaggaggaggctgcctTCCTCGCTGATTACTCTGAAACCATGTTCCGTATCCACATTCTAGCGTTAAGGCTCAACAG GGAAAAGCAGACAGCACCACAGAAATACCTTGCTCTTGAAGAGAAACTGCGCAAGGACCCTCGCCTATCTGTGTACCTCAGTCATGAttga
- the DRC7 gene encoding dynein regulatory complex subunit 7 isoform X4, whose product MEVLEENEEEERREEELMKALEISDELHDIETKLSVDQVCVPSDVSDFDWSSIDISQLPSSYKTNSPREKKVLRIADHYLQQYTHLCPDRKPLFLYPVNECGVKKFVSTTVRPTLLPYTELYHWDGCASFVCDYLTMKPLKSPLTPPSSLYSPTTILKYQRGNCFDFSVLLCSMLIGAGYDAYCVNGYATQDICSLDETLEVCPLLRKPQEVPKEITKKPNKYRVKSLPDLQSKFELQQEAKKKAETEATHKNKERGEEEVMEMEKPTRDPLYGLRVHAWVLVLSGKREVPEPFFINPFTGNSHSTMDEHFLGIESVWNHKNYWVNMQDCRNGCKDLIFDLGDTVRWEIMLSETYKPLQMLLDAEEENELFDRNMDDTEDDEEEEKDTSFAMPPTWVAPIQISPRGTEVVEVKEWFKNREDMLDMRELNKKTQLTTEYFSPGHLLGLKVHIYKSMEPETERVMEFYHESRVDGLQKRAENATEIKEYFVGRDDFKYFQHTEFGKRRKKICVAGTRTDTNSRPIVQMKECFHRNLEKPADEDVAERVFLITEDMIQLTYHLKDKYITASKKEFFKPTENYRKQSEIMTPEMCITYQAGSSVKDNKLLHLYKLLQELTEEEKQLKQQVRQSEAEVLNILKIRENEEADIKLTVSIYDTERNEKRRQQYEAMKNAMEDEFPVHEEQDLDYLAPFLIQIGYPEKMTKRQALRLRDDCLTDFKNRLIAKANIIQARFEKEVEELKKKNQQFQENQSQLSREEEAAFLADYSETMFRIHILALRLNREKQTAPQKYLALEEKLRKDPRLSVYLSHD is encoded by the exons ATGGAGGTCCTAGAGGAgaatgaggaagaggagagaagggaagaagagcTGATGAAGGCTTTAGAGATCAGTGATGAACTTCACGACATAGAGACAAAGCTGTCTGTGGACCAAGTCTGTGTCCCAAGTGATGTTTC TGATTTTGACTGGAGCTCCATCGACATATCCCAGTTACCATCCTCGTACAAGACAAACTCCCCAAGGGAAAAGAAGGTGCTGCGCATTGCTGACCATTACCTCCAGCAGTACACTCACCTCTGCCCTGACCGAAAGCCACTCTTTCTGTACCCGGTCAATGAGTGTGGTGTGAAG AAGTTTGTGAGCACAACAGTGAGGCCAACCCTGCTGCCTTATACAGAGCTGTACCACTGGGATGGCTGTGCCAGCTTTGTCTGTGATTATCTCACCATGAAACCCCTCAAGTCTCCTCTCACGCCG CCCAGTTCGCTCTATTCACCAACCACCATCCTGAAGTACCAGCGAGGAAACTGCTTTGACTTCagtgtgctgctgtgctccatGCTGATTGGGGCTGGGTACGATGCCTACTGTGTGAATGGATATGCCACTCAAGACATATGCAGCCTGGACGAGACTCTGGAGGTGTGCCCACTGCTCAGGAAGCCACAGGAG GTCCCAAAGGAAATAACAAAGAAGCCCAACAAGTATAGAGTTAAGTCCTTGCCAGATCTTCAGAGCAAATTTGAGCTTCAGCAGGAGGccaagaagaaagcagaaactgaAGCCACCCATAAGAAcaaggaaagaggagaagaggaggtcaTG GAAATGGAAAAGCCCACCCGTGACCCTTTGTATGGCTTACGGGTGCATGCGTGGGTTTTGGTTCTgtctgggaagagagaggttcCTGAGCCCTTCTTCATCAACCCCTTCACGGGGAACAGCCACAGCACCATGGATGAGCACTTCCTTGGAATTGAGAGTGTCTGGAACCACAAGAATTACTGGGTGAACATGCAGGACTGCCGGAACGGCtgcaag GATCTCATCTTTGACTTGGGTGACACTGTCCGCTGGGAAATTATGCTTTCAGAGACTTACAAGCCTCTTCAGATGCTCCTGGATgctgaggaggaaaatgagcTATTTGACAGGAACATGGATGACACA GAggatgatgaggaggaggagaaagacaCGAGTTTTGCCATGCCGCCTACATGGGTAGCCCCTATTCAGATTTCTCCCAGAG GTACTGAAGTAGTGGAGGTGAAGGAGTGGTTCAAAAACCGAGAAGACATGTTGGATATGAGAGAATTgaataaaaaaacacagctgaccACAGAGTACTTCAGCCCAGGACACCTCCTCGGTCTTAAAG TCCACATCTATAAGTCAATGGAGCCAGAAACTGAACGTGTGATGGAATTTTACCATGAATCACGAGTCGATGGCCTCCAGAAACGTGCTGAAAATGCCACTGAGATAAAAGAGTACTTTGTGGGACGGGATGACTTCAAATACTTCCAGCACACAGAGTTTggcaaaagaagaaagaaaatatgtgtGGCTGGTACCAGAACTGATACTAACTCCCGGCCTATAGTG CAAATGAAGGAATGTTTCCACAGAAACCTAGAAAAGCCTGCTGATGAAGATGTAGCAGAACGTGTCTTTCTGATCACGGAGGACATGATCCAGCTGACATACCACCTCAAGGATAAATACATCACTGCCTCAAAGAAGGAGTTCTTCAAACCGACAGAGAATTATAGGAAGCAAAGTGAAATCATGACCCCAGAAATGTGCATCACGTACCAG GCAGGGTCCTCTGTGAAAGACAACAAATTGCTACACCTGTACAAATTGTTACAAGAACTAacagaggaagagaagcagctgaagCAACAAGTTCGACAATCTGAAGCAGAG GTGctaaatattctgaaaatcCGTGAGAATGAAGAAGCAGACATTAAATTGACAGTTTCAATTTATGATACAGAGAGGAATGAAAAGAGGAGACAACAATATGAAGCCATG AAGAATGCAATGGAGGATGAATTCCCAGTACATGAGGAACAGGATCTGGATTACCTGGCACCTTTTCTTATTCAAATTGGCTATCCTGAGAAAATGACCAAGAGGCAGGCTCTGCGCCTCAGAGATGACTGCCTGACTGACTTTAAGAATCGTCTCATTGCTAAGGCCAACATCATCCAAGCTCGCTTTGAAAAG GAGGTAGAAGAGCTGAAGAAGAAGAACCAGCAGTTTCAGGAAAATCAGAGTCAGctcagcagggaggaggaggctgcctTCCTCGCTGATTACTCTGAAACCATGTTCCGTATCCACATTCTAGCGTTAAGGCTCAACAG GGAAAAGCAGACAGCACCACAGAAATACCTTGCTCTTGAAGAGAAACTGCGCAAGGACCCTCGCCTATCTGTGTACCTCAGTCATGAttga